Proteins encoded together in one Bosea sp. (in: a-proteobacteria) window:
- the hutX gene encoding heme utilization cystosolic carrier protein HutX — MTNADIATRDPIEHARALLAAKPDGLIEAVAREAGVSTRVALELLPAGQRLPVEPERFEEVWKELSTWGTVLFLMHTPDIVLECEGSLPVGSFGHGYYNIHGDSPIGGHIKAENCRAIYLVDRATAQGRRACSVQFFNGVGEVMFKVFVRRDAQRALLPEQLARFEALKARFA, encoded by the coding sequence ATGACGAACGCCGATATCGCCACCCGCGATCCGATCGAGCATGCGCGCGCCCTGCTTGCCGCCAAGCCCGATGGCCTGATCGAGGCCGTCGCGCGCGAAGCCGGGGTCTCGACGCGCGTGGCGCTCGAGCTGCTGCCGGCCGGGCAGCGGCTCCCGGTGGAGCCCGAGCGCTTCGAGGAGGTCTGGAAGGAGCTTTCGACCTGGGGCACGGTGCTCTTCCTGATGCACACGCCCGACATCGTGCTGGAATGCGAGGGCTCCCTGCCGGTCGGCAGCTTCGGCCACGGCTACTACAACATCCATGGCGACAGCCCGATCGGCGGCCACATCAAGGCTGAGAACTGCCGGGCGATCTATCTGGTCGATCGCGCCACGGCGCAGGGCCGGCGCGCCTGCTCGGTGCAGTTCTTCAACGGCGTCGGCGAGGTGATGTTCAAGGTCTTCGTGCGGCGCGATGCCCAGCGCGCGCTGCTGCCGGAGCAGCTGGCGCGGTTCGAGGCGCTGAAGGCACGCTTCGCCTGA
- the ppa gene encoding inorganic diphosphatase: MRIDAISIGKNPPEEVNVLIEVAIGGEPIKYEMDKAAGTLFVDRFLYTPMRYPGNYGFIPHTLSEDGDPCDVLVANTRPLVPGSYIAVRPIGVMLMEDEAGGDEKIIAVPVPKLTKRYENVHNYTDLPKITLDQIQHFFEHYKDLEPGKWVKLKGWGDAATARKLISEAIERAKAAKD, from the coding sequence ATGCGCATCGACGCCATCTCCATCGGCAAGAACCCGCCCGAAGAAGTGAATGTCCTGATCGAGGTGGCGATCGGCGGCGAGCCGATCAAGTACGAGATGGACAAGGCGGCCGGCACGCTCTTCGTCGACCGCTTCCTCTATACGCCGATGCGCTATCCGGGGAATTACGGCTTCATCCCGCACACCCTTTCCGAGGACGGCGACCCCTGCGACGTGCTGGTGGCGAATACGCGCCCGCTGGTGCCGGGCTCCTACATCGCGGTCAGGCCGATCGGCGTGATGCTGATGGAGGACGAGGCCGGCGGCGACGAGAAGATCATCGCCGTGCCGGTGCCGAAGCTGACCAAGCGCTACGAGAACGTGCACAACTACACCGACCTGCCGAAGATCACGCTCGACCAGATCCAGCACTTCTTCGAGCACTACAAGGACCTCGAGCCCGGCAAATGGGTCAAGCTCAAGGGCTGGGGCGACGCCGCCACCGCCCGCAAGCTGATCTCCGAGGCGATCGAGCGGGCGAAGGCCGCGAAGGACTGA
- a CDS encoding sulfur transferase domain-containing protein: protein MLSRLRPDEERYARRMARIARWDRPIEGRGQRLRAWANMLLVDHGIFRLAYLNAHRVTPGLWRSAQPSPGQIAAFARKGVKTIVNLRGGREHGSWPLQKEACERHGIRLVDFVLRSRGAPERESILGAGAFFDSLAEPVLAHCKSGADRAGFFSALYLIIHEKRPLDEAMRQLSLRYGHFRFAKTGILDAFFEAYRREGEAKGMAFLDWVATTYDPERLEREFKPGLLSSLIADRLIRRE, encoded by the coding sequence GTGCTGAGCCGCCTGCGCCCCGACGAGGAGCGCTATGCCCGCCGCATGGCCCGCATCGCCCGCTGGGACCGGCCGATCGAGGGCCGCGGCCAGCGCCTGCGCGCCTGGGCGAACATGCTCCTCGTCGATCACGGCATCTTCCGGCTCGCCTATCTCAACGCGCACCGCGTCACGCCGGGGCTGTGGCGCTCGGCCCAGCCTTCGCCCGGCCAGATCGCGGCCTTCGCGCGCAAGGGGGTCAAGACCATCGTCAACCTGCGCGGCGGGCGCGAGCACGGCTCCTGGCCCCTGCAGAAGGAAGCCTGCGAACGCCACGGCATCCGCCTCGTCGATTTCGTGTTGCGCTCGCGCGGGGCGCCGGAGCGCGAGAGCATCCTCGGCGCCGGCGCCTTCTTCGACAGCCTCGCGGAACCCGTGCTGGCGCACTGCAAATCCGGCGCCGACCGGGCCGGCTTCTTCTCGGCGCTCTATCTCATCATCCATGAAAAGCGCCCGCTCGACGAGGCGATGCGCCAGCTCTCGCTGCGCTACGGCCATTTCCGCTTCGCCAAGACCGGCATCCTCGACGCCTTCTTCGAAGCCTATCGCCGCGAAGGCGAGGCGAAAGGCATGGCCTTCCTGGACTGGGTCGCGACAACTTACGACCCTGAACGGCTGGAGCGGGAGTTCAAGCCCGGATTGCTGTCCTCGCTCATCGCCGACCGGCTGATCCGCCGGGAATAG
- a CDS encoding antibiotic biosynthesis monooxygenase, producing MFIAMNRFKVVKGEEAAFEEIWSSRKTRLDEMAGFISFHLLKGPEKEDHTLYSSHTSWATKENFVAWTKSEQFRASHRGAGQPRPKPIYLGHPEFEGFETVLSETNPHLPLQVAE from the coding sequence ATGTTCATCGCCATGAATCGCTTCAAGGTCGTCAAGGGCGAGGAGGCTGCCTTCGAGGAGATCTGGTCCTCGCGCAAGACCCGTCTCGACGAGATGGCGGGTTTCATCTCCTTCCACCTGCTGAAGGGGCCGGAGAAGGAGGACCACACGCTCTATTCCTCCCATACCTCATGGGCCACGAAGGAGAATTTCGTCGCCTGGACGAAGTCGGAGCAGTTCCGCGCCTCGCATCGCGGCGCCGGTCAGCCGCGCCCGAAGCCGATCTATCTCGGCCATCCGGAGTTCGAGGGTTTCGAGACCGTGCTGAGCGAGACCAACCCGCATCTGCCCCTCCAGGTGGCCGAGTGA